In Numenius arquata chromosome 3, bNumArq3.hap1.1, whole genome shotgun sequence, one genomic interval encodes:
- the ARL4C gene encoding ADP-ribosylation factor-like protein 4C: MGNISSNISAFQSLHIVMLGLDSAGKTTVLYRLKFNEFVNTVPTIGFNTEKIRLSNGTAKGISCHFWDVGGQEKLRPLWKSYSRCTDGIIYVVDSVDVDRLEEAKTELHKVTKFAENQGTPLLVIANKQDLPKSLPVAEIEKQLALHELTPSTTYHIQPACAIIGEGLTEGMDKLYEMILKRRKSLKQKKKR, from the coding sequence ATGGGGAACATCTCCTCCAACATCTCCGCCTTCCAGTCCCTGCACATCGTCATGCTGGGCCTGGACTCGGCGGGGAAGACCACGGTGCTCTACCGGTTGAAGTTCAACGAGTTCGTCAACACGGTGCCCACCATCGGCTTCAACACGGAGAAGATCCGGCTGAGCAACGGGACGGCGAAGGGCATCAGCTGCCACTTTTGGGACGTGGGTGGTCAGGAGAAGCTGCGCCCGCTCTGGAAGTCCTACAGCCGCTGCACCGATGGCATCATCTATGTGGTGGACTCAGTGGACGTGGACCGGCTGGAGGAGGCCAAAACAGAGCTGCACAAGGTGACCAAGTTCGCCGAGAATCAGGGCACGCCGTTGCTGGTCATCGCCAACAAGCAGGACCTGCCCAAGTCCCTGCCGGTGGCCGAGATCGAGAAGCAGCTGGCTCTCCACGAGCTGACCCCTTCCACCACCTACCACATCCAGCCTGCCTGCGCCATCATCGGCGAGGGGCTCACGGAGGGCATGGACAAGCTCTACGAGATGATCCTGAAGCGGAGGAAGTCCCTCAAGCAGAAGAAGAAGCGGTAG